One window from the genome of Terrimicrobium sacchariphilum encodes:
- a CDS encoding Gfo/Idh/MocA family protein yields the protein MNPVRLGLVGVGGFGANHIRSLQRLRQDQTVELLAVADPAHSRHEEMLAPLREQGVSCYEDYRDMLDVESELEAIIICTPIPLHKEMAIDGLNRGLFVYLEKPPVILSSDLQDLISLDIHRRTAVGFIGISHPVIRASKEGLMQGALGDLLSIHVAASWPRPSWYYQRSNWAGKLSMGPEPVFDGPATNALSHYVHLSSFLANTDAIDHAGLLWLEAELYRARPIESYDTCCLRGKFQNDVDFRIALTHACRHRSNVEIRLIGTKGDASISIDRTTVHSTLAAPCSENPVVLDVNLRNFAQAMRSGVRFLTTLEDCVPFLDIVGAMWPSSGGIHTIPAPHVTTWTEEPNTIFHIADIESALTRVLEGKTFAEQGLPWSIRPHRITPGQYSSADLLMALRAHTAPPSLMASVAA from the coding sequence ATGAATCCAGTCAGGCTAGGTCTTGTCGGGGTTGGTGGATTCGGCGCCAATCACATCCGAAGTTTGCAGCGACTTCGCCAGGACCAGACAGTCGAGCTCCTCGCCGTCGCCGATCCGGCGCACAGCCGCCATGAGGAGATGCTGGCGCCTCTGCGTGAACAAGGCGTGTCCTGCTACGAGGACTACCGGGATATGCTCGATGTGGAGTCCGAACTGGAGGCCATCATCATCTGCACGCCGATCCCGCTGCATAAGGAAATGGCTATCGATGGACTCAATCGCGGCTTGTTTGTCTATCTGGAAAAACCTCCCGTAATCCTGTCCTCTGACCTTCAGGATCTCATCTCTCTCGACATTCATCGCCGCACCGCTGTCGGCTTCATCGGCATCTCACACCCCGTCATCCGCGCTTCCAAGGAGGGGCTCATGCAGGGCGCGCTCGGCGATCTCCTGAGCATCCACGTGGCGGCCAGTTGGCCCCGGCCATCATGGTATTACCAGCGAAGCAACTGGGCGGGAAAGCTCTCCATGGGTCCCGAGCCGGTCTTCGATGGACCAGCAACAAATGCTCTGAGCCACTACGTGCATCTCTCCAGCTTCCTCGCAAACACCGATGCCATCGATCACGCCGGTCTCCTCTGGCTGGAGGCGGAGCTTTATCGCGCCCGGCCCATCGAGTCCTACGACACCTGCTGCCTGCGCGGCAAGTTTCAAAACGACGTGGACTTCCGCATCGCCCTCACCCATGCGTGCCGTCATCGCTCCAACGTGGAAATCCGCCTGATCGGCACGAAAGGCGATGCCTCGATCTCCATCGATCGCACCACCGTACATTCCACCCTAGCCGCCCCGTGCTCGGAAAACCCCGTGGTGCTGGATGTGAATCTTCGAAACTTCGCCCAGGCCATGCGGTCCGGCGTCCGTTTCCTTACCACGCTGGAGGATTGCGTGCCTTTCCTCGACATCGTCGGGGCGATGTGGCCGTCATCCGGCGGTATCCATACGATCCCCGCTCCCCACGTTACGACCTGGACCGAGGAGCCCAACACCATCTTTCACATCGCCGACATCGAGTCCGCTCTCACACGTGTCCTGGAGGGCAAGACATTTGCCGAGCAAGGGCTACCGTGGAGCATACGCCCTCACAGGATCACCCCTGGCCAGTATTCGTCCGCAGATCTCCTGATGGCTCTGCGAGCGCACACCGCTCCCCCGAGCCTGATGGCCAGCGTCGCAGCATGA
- a CDS encoding NAD-dependent epimerase/dehydratase family protein, which produces MKILVTGINGRFGIAIARLAAERGHEIIGVSRRGWPDSQPLPPGVTSLKLDTADISAMTELMQGCEGFIHTSGLHGSHLKTHSLGDFLDINVTQVGRLLTAAHSAGLKRICLSSTLQVHCGYTQRASGTMILEESLPPRGDTAYSISKRTMEVLGEEMARAYGLSIISLRLGAFGYLDDDALGPKLLNLAISTTDAARAAYLAVENSGFQGEAVIIAPASPFRQPDLAEGLLNPEAVVERYYPGAGAILQREGLPVTAAQFSSVCSIRRARLLLGWEPQLTFESWLRIKGWTGALPEAGCH; this is translated from the coding sequence ATGAAGATCCTTGTCACCGGAATCAACGGCCGCTTTGGCATCGCCATCGCCCGACTCGCCGCCGAACGAGGCCACGAAATCATTGGAGTCAGCCGGAGGGGCTGGCCCGATTCCCAGCCTTTGCCCCCCGGTGTCACCTCGCTAAAGCTCGATACCGCCGATATCTCCGCCATGACGGAACTCATGCAGGGATGCGAGGGATTCATTCACACCTCCGGCCTTCACGGTTCTCATCTGAAAACCCACAGCCTCGGCGACTTTCTCGACATCAACGTGACCCAGGTTGGGAGGCTTCTCACCGCCGCCCATTCCGCCGGACTGAAACGTATCTGCCTTTCCTCAACGCTTCAGGTTCATTGCGGCTACACGCAACGCGCCTCCGGCACGATGATCCTGGAAGAATCCCTGCCTCCCCGGGGTGATACCGCCTATAGCATTAGCAAACGGACCATGGAGGTCCTCGGCGAGGAAATGGCCCGCGCGTACGGACTCTCGATCATCTCTCTGCGATTGGGAGCCTTTGGCTATCTCGACGACGACGCACTCGGCCCCAAGCTTCTCAACCTCGCCATCTCCACGACCGATGCCGCCCGCGCGGCCTATCTCGCCGTGGAGAATTCGGGCTTCCAGGGCGAGGCTGTCATCATCGCGCCAGCATCCCCGTTCCGCCAGCCGGACCTCGCCGAGGGACTGCTGAATCCCGAGGCGGTGGTGGAACGCTACTACCCGGGCGCAGGGGCAATCCTCCAGCGGGAGGGACTCCCGGTGACCGCGGCACAGTTTTCCTCCGTCTGCTCCATCCGCCGAGCCAGGCTACTTCTCGGCTGGGAGCCGCAACTCACATTTGAATCGTGGCTCCGCATTAAGGGCTGGACCGGGGCATTGCCGGAAGCCGGCTGTCACTGA
- a CDS encoding winged helix-turn-helix domain-containing protein, producing the protein MDPIPRRYSLVAQVGDILQEEIKTGLMRDVLPSELDLSRRFQVSRPTIRDALEILRKAGLIESSRGQNHRIIPQKVSVEAPRKAGGVTVLGFAPLDELSPFSLSLMSQIQLAVGSKHEVRIVSNSNLTTPAALRDLTSRERQLCWVLIGPPADVLHWFEANRLPCLALAPSIRSKEIPILAMDMQSVMMHAFSLAMQRGYSGPYLLIPANRQTSETARFFAEAQAKHPQRDAALYSHDTTMIGVRRAVEKIMRSKKGDDHPPLILVVRPKHALMALSVLRAQDLKPGMHYGLISIGRENYIDYVIPTMACYTIKRQRLFKKFLRMLSEILDSGYTRPGLFSVIADFYEGETFPRLGGQ; encoded by the coding sequence ATGGACCCGATCCCTCGCCGGTATTCTTTGGTGGCTCAAGTGGGCGATATCTTGCAGGAGGAAATCAAAACCGGATTGATGCGAGACGTGCTTCCGTCGGAGCTGGACCTGTCCCGGCGTTTCCAGGTGAGCAGACCGACGATTCGCGATGCCCTGGAGATTTTGCGAAAGGCCGGGTTGATCGAGTCCTCCCGCGGGCAGAATCATCGGATCATTCCGCAGAAAGTGAGCGTCGAGGCTCCTCGCAAGGCGGGGGGGGTGACCGTGTTGGGCTTTGCGCCGCTCGATGAGCTGTCCCCCTTTTCCCTGTCCCTGATGAGCCAGATCCAGCTGGCGGTGGGGTCCAAACACGAGGTCCGGATCGTGTCAAACTCCAACCTCACCACTCCGGCGGCGTTGCGAGACCTGACCTCGAGGGAGAGGCAGCTGTGCTGGGTGTTGATCGGCCCGCCCGCGGATGTCCTCCACTGGTTCGAAGCCAACCGGCTGCCCTGTCTGGCCCTGGCTCCGAGCATTCGTTCCAAGGAAATCCCCATCCTAGCCATGGATATGCAGTCTGTGATGATGCATGCCTTTTCCCTGGCCATGCAGCGGGGCTACTCGGGTCCGTATTTGCTGATCCCCGCCAATCGGCAGACATCCGAGACGGCGCGATTTTTTGCGGAAGCCCAGGCGAAGCATCCACAAAGGGATGCGGCCCTCTATTCGCATGACACGACGATGATCGGCGTACGGCGTGCCGTGGAGAAGATCATGCGGAGCAAGAAAGGCGACGATCATCCGCCCCTGATCCTCGTGGTGCGGCCCAAGCACGCTCTCATGGCTCTCTCTGTCCTGCGGGCGCAGGATCTCAAGCCGGGCATGCACTATGGACTGATCTCTATCGGGCGGGAAAACTACATCGACTACGTGATCCCGACGATGGCCTGCTACACGATCAAGCGGCAGCGGCTCTTCAAGAAATTCCTGAGGATGCTCTCAGAGATTTTGGACAGCGGCTACACGCGGCCGGGTTTGTTTTCCGTGATCGCGGATTTTTACGAAGGAGAAACCTTTCCCCGCCTCGGCGGTCAGTGA
- a CDS encoding LamG domain-containing protein → MVRYLRLPMVALLVSSSLMANPPGNLELHLAFDEPSGTPQIQDTSGKNRNGRTNESTDGNGVPTTQTVQVSPGGRYRLLTQGYLSNRPMEVTLIPRGETGIPLSAGADFEVVGGAIRLLRQDIPANSKLSYTYYYENAPLPHQPGIEGNALEFDGINDWIDIQWNEPLDLSAGLTISAWINPEKRRSPIELLFKIEDGAGLSFYENTLAFLFAGSFRGSDPKSDRVSFKNFTRPVGEWTHIAVVTNGSDIRLYVNGVEVDSALGVLQGASPTPPQSTSIRIGGGMSYNYKGLLDDLRIYSTALDPAEIAALAKPAK, encoded by the coding sequence ATGGTTCGTTATCTCCGCCTTCCCATGGTCGCTCTCCTGGTGAGCTCCTCCCTGATGGCCAATCCACCCGGGAATCTCGAGCTTCATCTGGCCTTCGACGAACCGTCCGGCACTCCACAGATCCAGGATACAAGTGGAAAGAACCGCAACGGCCGCACCAATGAAAGCACGGACGGTAATGGCGTACCAACGACTCAAACCGTCCAGGTGAGCCCGGGTGGGCGCTATAGATTACTCACTCAGGGCTACCTATCCAATCGCCCGATGGAGGTCACGCTCATCCCCCGGGGCGAGACAGGGATTCCCTTGAGTGCAGGAGCGGACTTTGAAGTCGTCGGTGGTGCCATCCGGCTGCTTCGCCAGGACATCCCGGCCAACTCGAAGCTAAGCTATACCTACTATTATGAAAATGCTCCCCTGCCTCACCAGCCGGGCATCGAGGGTAATGCCCTGGAGTTTGACGGGATCAATGACTGGATCGACATCCAGTGGAACGAGCCGCTCGACCTTTCCGCTGGCCTGACCATCTCAGCTTGGATCAACCCCGAGAAACGCAGGTCTCCGATCGAACTGCTCTTCAAGATCGAGGACGGCGCCGGACTGTCGTTCTACGAGAATACGCTCGCCTTTCTCTTTGCCGGATCATTCCGGGGTTCCGATCCCAAGTCTGATCGCGTAAGCTTTAAGAACTTCACCCGCCCGGTCGGCGAATGGACTCACATCGCGGTCGTCACCAATGGCAGCGACATCCGGCTGTACGTCAACGGAGTGGAAGTCGATTCCGCCCTCGGCGTGCTGCAGGGCGCCAGCCCGACCCCGCCGCAGTCAACCTCCATCCGCATCGGCGGCGGGATGTCCTACAACTACAAGGGGCTGCTGGACGACCTGCGCATCTACAGCACGGCACTCGATCCCGCCGAGATCGCCGCGCTCGCCAAGCCTGCCAAATGA
- a CDS encoding AGE family epimerase/isomerase, with the protein MSFYRQFLFEGVIPFWLEHGIDRVRGGLLTCMDEAGKLISSEKFAWSQGRGIWTFAAIHRRLSPDPQLLEIAVQTAEFCLAHAIQADGRVCFRMSRSGEVLEGHTSVYADLFLAYGLNELYLATGTQHYRDTALRLFRQSAAEITQPYFKTIAPYALPSGTAWVHGPPMIALETANELLEGGAERDLIDFVDWALERIMVHHRRPEWKTLLEHLGPADEFVDTPEGRAVVPGHTIESMWFVIHAATRRNRPDLVQQAIEAIRWMLEAGWDAEFGGIFLGLDARGHQPPWYANADKKLWWVHCEAIYALALCGSLRPEPWVDEWSGRVLDWSLAHHGDGRGEWTQRLDREGKPIKELIALPVKDPFHLPRALTLSIQLLSHTHPYVR; encoded by the coding sequence TTGAGTTTCTACCGCCAATTTCTTTTTGAGGGAGTCATCCCGTTCTGGCTGGAACACGGCATCGACCGGGTTCGTGGCGGTCTGCTGACCTGCATGGACGAGGCGGGGAAGCTCATTAGCTCGGAGAAATTTGCGTGGTCACAGGGGCGTGGAATTTGGACGTTTGCGGCGATTCACCGTCGGCTTTCGCCGGACCCTCAGCTTTTGGAGATCGCGGTGCAGACCGCGGAGTTTTGCCTGGCTCATGCGATCCAGGCCGACGGGCGGGTATGTTTCCGCATGTCGCGCAGTGGGGAGGTGCTCGAGGGGCATACCAGCGTCTATGCCGATTTGTTTCTGGCATATGGGTTGAACGAGCTGTATCTCGCCACAGGCACGCAGCATTACCGGGATACGGCTCTGCGTTTATTCCGGCAAAGCGCCGCAGAGATCACGCAGCCTTATTTCAAGACGATCGCGCCCTATGCCCTTCCGTCTGGTACGGCATGGGTGCATGGTCCGCCGATGATCGCGCTGGAGACCGCCAATGAACTGTTGGAAGGGGGAGCCGAGAGAGACCTGATTGATTTTGTCGACTGGGCGTTGGAGCGCATCATGGTACACCATCGGCGTCCGGAATGGAAAACCCTGCTGGAGCACCTGGGACCGGCGGATGAGTTTGTGGACACGCCGGAGGGACGGGCAGTCGTTCCAGGCCATACGATCGAGTCGATGTGGTTTGTCATTCACGCGGCCACTCGTCGGAATCGTCCGGACCTTGTTCAGCAGGCCATCGAGGCGATTCGCTGGATGCTTGAGGCTGGGTGGGATGCGGAGTTTGGGGGAATCTTTCTTGGGCTGGACGCGCGCGGCCACCAGCCGCCGTGGTATGCCAATGCAGACAAGAAACTCTGGTGGGTGCATTGCGAGGCGATCTATGCGCTGGCGCTGTGCGGAAGTCTCCGCCCGGAGCCATGGGTCGACGAGTGGTCTGGACGGGTGCTGGACTGGTCGCTGGCTCATCATGGCGACGGCAGAGGCGAGTGGACCCAGCGGCTTGACCGGGAGGGAAAACCGATCAAGGAACTTATTGCCCTGCCGGTGAAGGACCCGTTTCATTTACCCCGCGCACTTACTCTCAGCATTCAGCTTCTTTCCCATACGCATCCTTATGTCCGTTAG
- a CDS encoding formylglycine-generating enzyme family protein: protein MKHLVLGFMLLSSLGGASARAGEQTTAYAQDAGLPEKWTAPGGMEFVLIPPGTFTMGRAEASDAPPHTVRISKPFYLATTEMTQSQWKRATGKIHSTYFPGDDHPINCVSHVQITQMLKTLQKDIPGARLPTEAEWEYAARAGSSSEQAANLEAKAWTASNSNNTVQAVGKKTPNAFGLYDMQGNVWEWCADFYDPDYYQRAPEQDPSGPQKSLYRYVVIRGGSALFGNEASDVGNRAFSQAGRPRPDLGLRIAISVTDAFRQALANPPATR from the coding sequence ATGAAACACCTCGTCCTCGGCTTCATGCTGTTGTCATCGCTCGGAGGAGCATCCGCCCGTGCAGGAGAGCAGACCACAGCCTACGCGCAAGATGCAGGCCTTCCGGAAAAGTGGACCGCCCCGGGCGGCATGGAGTTTGTGCTGATCCCTCCTGGCACGTTTACCATGGGCCGGGCAGAGGCATCAGACGCGCCCCCTCACACCGTCAGGATTTCCAAGCCCTTTTATCTGGCCACCACGGAAATGACCCAAAGCCAGTGGAAGCGCGCCACGGGCAAGATCCACTCGACCTACTTCCCCGGCGACGATCATCCGATCAACTGTGTCAGCCACGTACAGATCACTCAAATGTTGAAAACCTTGCAAAAAGACATCCCGGGAGCACGCCTTCCCACTGAGGCCGAGTGGGAATATGCCGCTCGGGCCGGCAGCTCGTCTGAGCAGGCCGCAAACCTCGAGGCAAAAGCCTGGACCGCCAGCAATAGCAACAACACAGTGCAGGCCGTCGGAAAGAAAACACCAAATGCCTTCGGCCTATATGACATGCAGGGTAATGTCTGGGAGTGGTGTGCCGATTTCTACGATCCCGATTATTACCAACGCGCGCCGGAACAGGATCCCAGCGGTCCGCAGAAATCACTCTATCGTTATGTCGTGATCCGGGGCGGTTCCGCCCTCTTCGGAAACGAAGCTAGTGACGTTGGTAACCGCGCCTTTTCCCAGGCCGGCCGCCCTCGACCGGACCTGGGCCTGCGAATCGCCATTAGCGTGACCGACGCTTTCCGTCAGGCACTCGCAAACCCGCCAGCCACCCGCTAG
- a CDS encoding heparinase II/III domain-containing protein, translating to MTPFPSVNLLDLSAEAIHARITQPTLQHFTGLYLTRARALLDPDSPQFLDHRKLEKPFWRSREGIFVVPQAMQILALAGAITQESAFSEAARDVLLAIIDHGLADSASLAWGVTTSGWRHGEGHDKFLLALGVWCVLEFAGSSFAPQDRSKVKKFLEDSLQISLALTQQDNANVTNNRGIRGLAASALWALMLDSFAPAADRDTILKRAWISLEKHLYFVFDAQGAPYEGPAYAGNTLGSLTLVAEILRRAGQPDILQHRSLERHPRYLAYELTPGQATINNLNDSHAQCGSISGCLHRMSLPGGEIIAWLARQLDLAPQRTDGELVNTPVIRDYLNFLLWWDESIPTRSPDDLKWPTSAVFPIRGVASHRTGWHSSDILVSHFCGRQEVLCHRQGDQNHVALYAGGERVLVDAGYGDEHKDMSQKMNRWFGLTEAHNCVLIDGLNQRGVLEAPGWGEGEMLEFGNTETRSYSLGDASSATGKDHRVRQSRRKVTLHRLELAPVVTILDVNERDGGSFVTEILWHTHPDNRWSIHATGGIIHTKTLDWHVFVFNLRNEAFQTFGEDGFGRPRLRVRSESALSEFATILIPLPKDQPSPIVRRTGRNLELQLPSGRITLEL from the coding sequence ATGACGCCCTTTCCATCGGTCAACCTGCTTGACCTTTCCGCCGAGGCGATTCACGCCCGGATCACCCAGCCGACACTCCAGCATTTCACCGGGCTCTACCTCACGCGGGCGCGCGCCTTGCTTGATCCTGACTCCCCGCAATTCCTCGATCACCGAAAGCTGGAAAAGCCCTTCTGGCGGTCACGCGAAGGCATCTTCGTCGTTCCGCAAGCGATGCAGATTCTCGCGCTCGCCGGGGCGATCACACAGGAAAGCGCTTTTAGCGAAGCCGCCCGCGACGTGCTGCTTGCCATCATCGACCATGGCCTGGCCGACAGCGCTTCGCTCGCCTGGGGTGTCACCACCTCCGGCTGGCGGCATGGCGAAGGGCACGATAAATTCCTCCTTGCGCTGGGCGTCTGGTGCGTCCTGGAGTTTGCTGGCAGCTCATTCGCGCCGCAGGATCGCAGCAAGGTCAAAAAGTTCCTCGAAGACTCCCTGCAAATTAGCCTCGCCCTCACGCAGCAGGATAATGCCAACGTCACCAACAACCGCGGAATACGCGGGCTGGCTGCCTCCGCTCTGTGGGCACTCATGCTCGATTCCTTCGCTCCGGCCGCAGACCGCGACACCATCCTGAAGCGCGCCTGGATCAGCCTGGAAAAACACCTGTACTTTGTCTTCGATGCCCAGGGCGCGCCGTACGAAGGGCCGGCCTACGCGGGCAACACCCTCGGCAGCCTCACGCTCGTGGCGGAGATCCTCCGCCGCGCCGGGCAGCCCGACATCCTGCAGCACCGCTCCCTGGAACGCCACCCGCGCTACCTCGCCTACGAACTGACGCCGGGACAAGCCACGATCAACAACCTCAACGACTCGCACGCCCAATGCGGGAGTATCAGCGGCTGCCTGCATCGCATGTCTCTCCCCGGTGGGGAGATCATCGCCTGGCTGGCCCGCCAGCTCGATCTCGCCCCGCAGCGCACCGACGGTGAGTTGGTGAATACCCCCGTTATCCGGGATTATCTCAACTTTCTGCTCTGGTGGGATGAGTCAATTCCCACTCGATCGCCCGACGACTTGAAGTGGCCGACCTCTGCAGTGTTCCCCATCCGGGGCGTGGCGTCGCACCGCACGGGCTGGCACTCCTCCGACATCCTCGTATCCCATTTCTGCGGCCGGCAGGAGGTGCTCTGCCACCGGCAAGGCGATCAAAATCACGTCGCTCTTTATGCTGGCGGCGAGCGCGTGCTGGTGGATGCCGGTTACGGCGATGAGCACAAGGACATGAGCCAGAAAATGAATCGCTGGTTCGGTCTGACCGAGGCACACAACTGCGTCCTAATTGACGGCCTCAATCAACGCGGCGTGCTTGAGGCGCCAGGCTGGGGTGAAGGGGAAATGCTGGAATTTGGCAACACCGAGACCCGCTCCTATTCGCTCGGCGATGCATCGTCCGCGACGGGTAAGGATCATCGAGTACGCCAGTCCCGACGCAAGGTGACTCTCCATCGTCTGGAACTTGCGCCCGTCGTGACCATACTGGATGTGAACGAGCGTGATGGCGGTTCATTCGTCACCGAGATCCTGTGGCATACCCACCCTGACAATCGCTGGTCAATTCACGCCACAGGCGGGATCATTCATACGAAGACCCTCGATTGGCACGTCTTCGTCTTTAACCTTCGGAACGAAGCCTTCCAGACCTTCGGAGAGGACGGATTTGGCCGCCCGCGCCTCCGTGTCCGTTCGGAAAGCGCGCTAAGCGAATTTGCGACCATTCTGATCCCGCTTCCCAAAGACCAGCCCTCGCCCATCGTGCGCCGCACCGGGCGAAACCTGGAGCTCCAGCTCCCCTCCGGGCGGATCACCCTGGAGCTTTAG
- a CDS encoding SGNH/GDSL hydrolase family protein, with the protein MTSETRLAERLRSPEPITWLFAGDSITHGSVHLLEFRNYVQLFEERIRTELRRHFDVVVNTGVGGWRLADILAHREHVIFRFHPTIVSLAIGMNDAAHVPLAEIAEWEAAFSDLLKEILSSGCEALIIHTPPLVDTQSQRPMAQKRLNVPEFCEAIRRQATSHGAILVDHQAFWNERMAANERVVLFSQSDTIHPNTYGHRMMLECLCRELGIWNPNSPLGRLFQFL; encoded by the coding sequence ATGACATCCGAAACCCGCCTGGCCGAGAGGCTCAGATCCCCCGAACCAATCACCTGGCTCTTCGCCGGGGACAGCATTACCCATGGCTCTGTCCACCTGCTTGAGTTTCGCAATTATGTTCAGTTGTTCGAAGAGCGTATCCGCACGGAACTTCGCCGCCACTTTGACGTCGTCGTCAATACAGGCGTGGGAGGCTGGCGCCTCGCCGACATCCTCGCACATCGGGAGCACGTGATCTTTCGCTTTCACCCCACCATCGTGAGCCTCGCGATCGGAATGAATGATGCCGCGCACGTCCCGCTCGCCGAGATCGCCGAATGGGAGGCCGCATTCAGCGACCTCCTTAAGGAAATCCTCTCGTCCGGCTGCGAGGCTCTCATCATCCACACGCCTCCATTGGTCGATACGCAATCGCAGCGCCCCATGGCTCAGAAACGCCTCAACGTGCCTGAGTTTTGCGAGGCCATCCGGCGTCAGGCAACATCCCATGGTGCCATCCTCGTCGACCACCAGGCGTTTTGGAATGAGCGTATGGCGGCCAACGAGAGAGTCGTCCTCTTTTCGCAAAGCGACACCATTCATCCCAACACCTACGGGCATCGAATGATGCTGGAGTGCCTGTGCCGCGAGCTCGGCATCTGGAATCCCAACAGC
- a CDS encoding mandelate racemase/muconate lactonizing enzyme family protein → MMITRILATEVCVPFRSGWTDSPQYGTSSWKTLSKWILEIQTADGLSGLGETPRGIGRAAVERIARHLTGRDVRSINLSQIMLPPGGDGYALSPADSQDRGPDWEYHIHDRTPFFGFEIALWDLIARRAGLPLFQILGGGWRDRVPMGFWIGRMTPSDAARQVAIAVEMGFRSLKMKAFPQDDIAGIVRAVRSAAGFTMPIVIDPNRKFHRFREALDIDYSLRNETDISYEDPFTYHPVEWREFRRATGRPLILHALASGMRADPHRVAQDGACDYVNISPFSAREILTDAAIAARYGLLHWQGTGLDLGIIDAFLLHTSAAAQTACLPGDAIGHLLREDDLIEEQLIPVESAIPVPTAPGLGVTLDRRSMEAYRLDQMEFTLP, encoded by the coding sequence ATGATGATCACACGCATCCTGGCAACCGAGGTCTGCGTCCCCTTCCGCTCCGGCTGGACCGACAGCCCGCAATACGGCACTAGCTCCTGGAAAACGCTCAGCAAGTGGATTCTCGAGATCCAAACCGCCGATGGTCTCTCCGGCCTGGGAGAGACTCCCCGCGGTATCGGACGCGCTGCCGTCGAGCGCATCGCCCGCCATCTGACCGGGCGCGACGTTCGATCAATCAACCTATCCCAGATCATGCTCCCACCGGGCGGAGATGGCTACGCGCTCTCTCCCGCCGACAGTCAGGATCGTGGGCCGGACTGGGAGTATCACATCCACGACCGCACTCCCTTCTTTGGCTTTGAAATCGCCCTATGGGACCTCATCGCAAGGCGCGCCGGATTGCCCCTCTTCCAGATCCTTGGCGGAGGATGGCGCGACCGCGTGCCCATGGGGTTCTGGATCGGGCGTATGACCCCTTCGGATGCAGCAAGACAGGTCGCTATCGCCGTGGAAATGGGATTTCGGAGCCTGAAAATGAAAGCCTTTCCACAGGATGACATAGCTGGAATCGTCCGAGCCGTTCGCTCCGCCGCAGGATTTACGATGCCGATTGTCATCGATCCCAACCGAAAGTTCCACCGTTTCCGCGAAGCGCTGGATATCGACTACTCCCTCCGGAACGAGACCGACATTTCCTACGAGGACCCGTTTACCTACCATCCCGTGGAGTGGCGGGAATTTCGCCGCGCCACCGGCCGGCCCCTCATCCTCCACGCCCTAGCCTCCGGCATGCGAGCCGATCCCCACCGCGTGGCGCAGGACGGCGCCTGCGATTACGTCAACATCAGCCCGTTTTCCGCCCGCGAGATCCTCACTGATGCCGCCATCGCAGCCAGATATGGTCTCCTTCACTGGCAGGGCACTGGTCTCGATCTCGGCATCATCGATGCCTTCCTGCTCCATACCTCTGCCGCCGCCCAGACCGCCTGTCTGCCGGGCGATGCCATCGGGCATCTCCTCCGCGAGGATGACTTGATTGAGGAACAGCTCATACCGGTTGAAAGCGCCATCCCCGTCCCAACCGCACCGGGCCTCGGCGTCACTCTCGATCGTCGCAGCATGGAAGCGTATCGGCTCGATCAAATGGAGTTCACCCTGCCATGA